The Calorimonas adulescens genomic sequence ATGACGATAAGTCATTTTTTATAATCACCCAGGACCCCAATTTTAAAATAGACACCTTAAGATATCAGATTCAACTGGATAGTGGCTTAATACTTCTTGTGTGGGTACCCATGGCCGAGATAACTGAAAGCGCTTCGATTTCCAACGATTTTACGGCAATTGTCGGATTAATCACCGTAATGATTACCGGCATCTGGGCACTGTTTATTTCTGGCAAATTTACACATCCAATTACAGAGATGAACAAAATTACAAAGAAAATGGCTGAATTAGATTTTTCCCAGACCTTAAAAATTGATGGGGAGGATGAAATCGGCCAGCTTTCACGCAGTATAAATCACCTTTCACATAAGCTCAGCGAAGCAATCAGGGAGTTAAATGACAGAAACAGGCGGCTTGAAGAGGATATCGAACGCGAACGAAAACTGGATAAAATGAGACGGGAGTTTATATCAAGCGTTTCCCATGAGCTGAAGACACCAGTCTTTTTAATCCAAGGATATGCGGAGGGCCTGAAGGCAGGCATCGCCGATGACAAAAAAAAGAGAGACTTTTACTGCGATGTGATCATGGAGGAGGCTGAAAAGATGGACACACTGGTTAAAGACCTGCTGACCCTCTCCCAGATAGAATCAGGCATGTTTCCTGTAAAAAAAATACCCTTCAATGTATCGCAGCTTATAAAGGAAATTATTTTCAAGTATAAGCCGGTACTGGATGAAAAAGGCATCCATATAGAGGTAGACACGGAAGAGGCATTGATGGCTTATGCTGATCCAGCAAGAATTGAGGAAGCTGTCGTTAATTTTATGAATAATGCCATAGACCATGTGGACGAGAAAAAAATTATTAAACTTACTGCAAAACCAGCCGACCAAAAAATTCGAATATCGGTATACAATTCGGGGATGGCAATTCCCGAAGAGGCTCTTGACAAGGTCTGGCACAGCTTTTATAAAGTCGACAAGGCCAGAAAAAGAGCGCTGGGAGGAACTGGTCTTGGCCTGGCCATCGTCAAAGCCATCCAGGAAGCTCACAAAAACGCATACGGGGTCGCCAACGTAGATGGAGGCGTGGAGTTCTGGATTGAGCTGGATAAGTCAGATCCGGGTTTCATTGAATTTTAAAACTGCAAAGACTATCTCCCCAGCCAAATCTCTAACCGACTTATATTCTGCATTTATAATAATATCAGCATATTTTTCGTACAATGGCTCTCTATCCACAAAGCGCTTAATAAACTCCCCGTAGTCCCTGGCAAGCGGTCTTGTCTCTGTTTTCTTCGCCCTCTCGTAAAGGGTCTTAATGTTATTTTTTATATATACCACCACAGAATTACCCTTAAGGCGCCACATGTTGTCGTCATTTAGAATAACTCCACCTCCTGTTGCTATTACCAGATTATCCTGATGCTGTAAAAAACGACAGAGCCTGTTTTCCATCCTCCTGAATGTCTTTTCTCCGTCCTCTTCAAATATCTTCTTTATACTTCTATGAACCCTGTTAACTATGTACTTGTCTGTGTCAATAAATCCAAGCCCGCTATAACTGGCTATAACAGCCCCGACGGTGGTCTTTCCTGCACCCATATAACCTATGAGCACGATGTTTTTCATATAAACACCCTTACCATTTATTATACCTGTTTTTTTAGTTCTTTATATATCACTGACATAAGGTTATAAACAGATAACTTTCTCTGAAATGCAGCTGGTATATGAACCACCTTTCACGTCTTTCGCCGTCTACTATCATCCTATAAAGCCATATCATCTTGCCTGACCGTGATAAACTGTTGTATAGATTATACCATCATCTCCAAAGCTGCCGCAACTTTTTCAATTTACGGCAACTTAAAGCCCCGGTCTCCCGAGGCTTTAAACCTATTCGTTTTCCAGTCCAACTCCACTGTACAATCTTTCTTCTTTTTCACTCTTCATCCTTGAAGCTATCTTATCCACTATCAGCGCTATGGCGTTATCGCCGGAGACATTACATGCTGTACCAAAGCTGTCCTGGGTGAGGTAGAGCGCTATCATAAGCGCAAGCTGAGCCTCATTAAACCCAAGCATACTCTGGAGTATTCCCAGGGCTGCCATGACAGCACCACCCGGTACACCGGGAGCTGCCACCATGGTTATCCCAAGCATAAATATAAAACCTGCCATTCCTGAGAGTGTCACTGGCATACCATTGAGCATCATAACCGCTATAGAACACATGGTAAGCGTAATGGTTGAACCAGAAAGGTGTATGGTGGCGCAGAGAGGTACAACAAATTCCCTTATGGCTTTGGAAACACCATTCCTTTCTGCACACTGAACATTTACCGGTATGGTTGCGGCCGATGATTGGGTACCAAGAGCCGTAACATAGCCAGGTATCTGGTTTTTAAGACACTGTATCATACTTTTCCCACTGTAAAGGCTTGCAACAGCAAACTGGAATAGTATTATGATTATGTGGCATGCTATGACTATCACAAACACCTGTCCAAATACTGATAAAATCCTTGCAACTTCGCCGGCATATGTCATATTGGCAAATATACCGGCTATATGAAATGGCAGCAGGGGAATTATTATACCTTTTATTACCATATCTATTATTTTCTGAAACTCAGACATGACGTTGTAAAGCGTT encodes the following:
- a CDS encoding shikimate kinase; protein product: MKNIVLIGYMGAGKTTVGAVIASYSGLGFIDTDKYIVNRVHRSIKKIFEEDGEKTFRRMENRLCRFLQHQDNLVIATGGGVILNDDNMWRLKGNSVVVYIKNNIKTLYERAKKTETRPLARDYGEFIKRFVDREPLYEKYADIIINAEYKSVRDLAGEIVFAVLKFNETRI
- a CDS encoding dicarboxylate/amino acid:cation symporter produces the protein MLKRLGLLPRLIIAIICGIVIGRFFPGWFVRIFATFNSIFGNFLSFVIPLIIVGFVAPGIADLGKGAGKLLGITTAIAYGSTLIAGFFAFFVGTTILPGIINVSGNIAASNPEEKLLKPFFTISMPPIMDVMAAIIIAFIIGIGISAIKEKTLYNVMSEFQKIIDMVIKGIIIPLLPFHIAGIFANMTYAGEVARILSVFGQVFVIVIACHIIIILFQFAVASLYSGKSMIQCLKNQIPGYVTALGTQSSAATIPVNVQCAERNGVSKAIREFVVPLCATIHLSGSTITLTMCSIAVMMLNGMPVTLSGMAGFIFMLGITMVAAPGVPGGAVMAALGILQSMLGFNEAQLALMIALYLTQDSFGTACNVSGDNAIALIVDKIASRMKSEKEERLYSGVGLENE
- a CDS encoding sensor histidine kinase, producing MNLSIRFKLFIYMTVNIILFAILLYGSNTFFAEKYYISQKEHLLVQTGQKLLKLVDGKTTPEDFNDENLIYEINTLEKSIGGSIFIGTSDGTLFYPVQNGRNVPPRPGFPINPFYAPDKEQNPPGGLDLMILDQHKTRVKKWERYDDKSFFIITQDPNFKIDTLRYQIQLDSGLILLVWVPMAEITESASISNDFTAIVGLITVMITGIWALFISGKFTHPITEMNKITKKMAELDFSQTLKIDGEDEIGQLSRSINHLSHKLSEAIRELNDRNRRLEEDIERERKLDKMRREFISSVSHELKTPVFLIQGYAEGLKAGIADDKKKRDFYCDVIMEEAEKMDTLVKDLLTLSQIESGMFPVKKIPFNVSQLIKEIIFKYKPVLDEKGIHIEVDTEEALMAYADPARIEEAVVNFMNNAIDHVDEKKIIKLTAKPADQKIRISVYNSGMAIPEEALDKVWHSFYKVDKARKRALGGTGLGLAIVKAIQEAHKNAYGVANVDGGVEFWIELDKSDPGFIEF